A region of Streptomyces paludis DNA encodes the following proteins:
- a CDS encoding SDR family oxidoreductase — MGHGHPLFSIEGRVALVTGSSRGIGRALAQGLLEAGCTVVLNGRDAAALERTRLELTEVAEAAGAGGTVLAEAFDVTVPAAVVDGIARVEDRAGPIDILVNNTGAQHRAPLAEFADDDWYRLLDTNLTSAFLVGREVARRMMPRGHGKIVNVCSLQSEVVRPGIAPYAATKGGLKMLTKGMCADLGPSGIQVNALGPGYFRTELTSALVADEEFSSWVRGRTPAGRWGEVEDLVGALVFLSSAASDFVNGQILYVDGGMTSVL; from the coding sequence ATGGGGCACGGTCATCCGCTTTTCTCTATCGAGGGGCGCGTCGCCCTCGTCACCGGCTCCAGCCGGGGCATCGGCCGCGCCCTCGCCCAGGGGCTCCTGGAGGCCGGGTGCACCGTCGTGCTCAACGGCCGTGACGCCGCCGCGCTCGAACGCACCCGGCTGGAGCTGACCGAGGTCGCCGAGGCCGCCGGTGCCGGCGGCACCGTGCTCGCCGAGGCGTTCGACGTCACCGTGCCCGCCGCCGTCGTCGACGGCATCGCCCGCGTCGAGGACCGCGCCGGGCCCATCGACATCCTCGTCAACAACACCGGCGCACAGCACCGCGCGCCCCTCGCGGAGTTCGCTGACGACGACTGGTACCGGCTGCTGGACACCAACCTCACCAGCGCCTTCCTCGTCGGCCGCGAGGTCGCCCGCCGGATGATGCCGCGCGGCCACGGCAAGATCGTCAACGTCTGCTCGCTCCAGAGCGAGGTCGTGCGCCCCGGCATTGCCCCGTACGCCGCGACCAAGGGCGGGCTCAAGATGCTCACCAAGGGCATGTGCGCGGACCTCGGCCCCTCCGGCATCCAGGTCAACGCGCTCGGCCCCGGCTACTTCCGTACGGAACTGACCTCCGCGCTCGTCGCGGACGAGGAGTTCAGCTCCTGGGTACGCGGCCGTACCCCGGCCGGGCGCTGGGGCGAGGTCGAGGACCTCGTCGGCGCGCTGGTCTTCCTCTCCTCCGCCGCCTCCGACTTCGTCAACGGACAGATCCTGTACGTCGACGGCGGCATGACGTCCGTTCTGTGA
- a CDS encoding L-idonate 5-dehydrogenase produces MRACVAHGAKDLRVEDRDPGAPGPGEIAVAISYGGVCGSDLHYYHRGAVGDFRLQEPMVLGHEVVGRVSALGTGTDAQADSGTGTGTGTGALAVGTPVAIHPATPCDNCRECAEGRRNICANARYLGSAARMPHVQGGFAQGVVVRADQVRALPEGLTERRAVLAEPLSVALHAVRRAGDVAGKRVLVTGAGPIGLLVVAVLRHFGAAEIIVSDLLDEPLALATRVGATATVRADRPEEQERAQDADLAIEASGAPAGLRTCVELVRRGGTVVLLGLLPPGEIGFPGNVVVTREIQLRGSFRFDADFDDALALLADGIDVDPVITHTFPLARATEAFELAGDRSRASKVLLDLVAVDAAE; encoded by the coding sequence ATGCGCGCATGCGTTGCCCACGGTGCCAAGGACCTGCGGGTCGAAGACCGCGACCCCGGTGCCCCCGGCCCCGGCGAGATCGCCGTCGCCATCTCGTACGGCGGGGTCTGCGGCTCCGACCTGCACTACTACCACCGTGGCGCGGTCGGTGACTTCCGGCTCCAGGAGCCCATGGTGCTCGGCCACGAGGTCGTCGGCCGGGTCTCCGCGCTCGGTACGGGTACGGACGCGCAGGCAGACAGCGGTACGGGTACGGGTACGGGTACGGGCGCGCTCGCCGTCGGTACGCCCGTCGCCATCCACCCCGCCACCCCCTGCGACAACTGCCGCGAGTGCGCCGAGGGCCGCCGCAACATCTGCGCCAACGCCCGCTACCTGGGCAGCGCCGCCCGTATGCCGCACGTCCAGGGCGGTTTCGCCCAGGGTGTCGTCGTCCGCGCCGACCAGGTGCGCGCCCTGCCCGAGGGGCTGACCGAGCGGCGCGCCGTACTCGCCGAGCCGCTCTCCGTCGCGCTGCACGCCGTACGCCGCGCGGGCGACGTGGCCGGCAAGCGGGTGCTGGTCACCGGCGCCGGGCCCATCGGGCTGCTGGTCGTCGCGGTGCTGCGGCACTTCGGCGCCGCCGAGATCATCGTCAGCGATCTCCTCGACGAGCCGCTCGCCCTGGCCACCCGGGTCGGCGCCACCGCGACCGTACGCGCCGACCGCCCCGAGGAGCAGGAGCGCGCGCAGGACGCCGACCTCGCGATCGAGGCGTCCGGCGCGCCGGCCGGGCTCCGTACCTGCGTGGAGCTGGTACGGCGCGGTGGCACTGTCGTCCTGCTGGGGCTGCTGCCGCCCGGGGAGATTGGCTTCCCGGGGAACGTCGTCGTCACACGCGAGATCCAGCTGCGCGGTTCCTTCCGCTTCGACGCGGACTTCGACGACGCGCTCGCCCTGCTCGCGGACGGTATCGACGTCGACCCGGTGATCACCCACACCTTCCCGCTGGCGCGGGCCACCGAGGCGTTCGAGCTGGCGGGGGACCGCTCGCGCGCGTCCAAGGTGCTGCTGGACCTGGTGGCGGTCGACGCCGCCGAGTAG
- a CDS encoding alginate lyase family protein — protein MGVVGAGTGALGGAVTPAAAAPVAPAAPAFAHPGLLHTQADFDRMAAKVKAGAEPYLAGFNKLVRNGRAQSSWRARPLERVVRGGEGDNVAQFYLDVHAAYQNALRWKVTGDTAHADTARDILNTWSASLTTLDGNADRFLAAGIHGYQFANAAEIMRGYEGFDLARFQKMMLTVFYPMNDSFLTHHNDAFITNYWPNWDLVSIASVLAIGILCDDRAKVDQAVTYFKSGEGNGSLKNAISVIHPGGLGQWIEAGRDQGHALLGIGLAATICEMAWNQGIDLYGHDDNRFLKGAEYVAKWNLGESVPFSPYTWRKGAPGKWSGTETFTAASGAGRGQVRPIWEGIHNHYVKRRGLAAPYVTAINAQVRPEGGGGDYGFGGGGFDHLGFGTLAFTRDAAPAAAPAASGSTGTGAVSGVDSGSGAGSGSGSGSGTGTGAAPTPAETPTPTESSTPSSTASPQSGIGEDLAATGASGIATALITAGAALTGGFLLISRRRAGRGA, from the coding sequence ATGGGTGTGGTGGGGGCTGGCACGGGCGCGCTCGGGGGCGCGGTCACCCCGGCCGCCGCCGCGCCTGTCGCGCCAGCCGCACCCGCCTTCGCGCACCCCGGACTGCTGCACACCCAGGCCGACTTCGACCGGATGGCGGCCAAGGTGAAGGCGGGCGCGGAGCCGTACCTCGCCGGGTTCAACAAGCTCGTACGCAACGGCCGCGCGCAGAGTTCCTGGCGGGCGCGCCCGCTGGAGCGGGTCGTACGCGGCGGGGAGGGCGACAACGTCGCGCAGTTCTACCTCGATGTGCACGCCGCCTACCAGAACGCGCTGCGCTGGAAGGTCACCGGCGACACCGCCCACGCGGACACCGCCCGGGACATCCTCAACACCTGGTCGGCGTCGCTCACCACCCTCGACGGGAACGCCGACCGGTTCCTGGCGGCCGGTATCCACGGCTACCAGTTCGCCAACGCCGCCGAGATCATGCGCGGTTACGAGGGTTTCGACCTCGCCCGCTTCCAGAAGATGATGCTGACCGTCTTCTACCCGATGAACGACTCCTTCCTGACACACCACAACGACGCCTTCATCACCAACTACTGGCCCAACTGGGACCTGGTGAGCATCGCCTCCGTCCTCGCCATCGGCATCCTCTGCGACGACCGCGCCAAGGTCGACCAGGCCGTCACCTACTTCAAGTCCGGCGAGGGCAACGGCTCCCTCAAGAACGCCATCTCCGTCATCCACCCCGGCGGCCTCGGCCAGTGGATCGAGGCCGGCCGCGACCAGGGGCACGCGCTGCTGGGCATCGGACTGGCCGCCACCATCTGCGAGATGGCCTGGAACCAGGGCATCGACCTGTACGGGCACGACGACAACCGCTTCCTCAAGGGCGCCGAGTACGTCGCCAAGTGGAACCTCGGCGAGTCCGTCCCGTTCAGCCCGTACACCTGGCGGAAGGGCGCGCCCGGCAAGTGGTCGGGTACGGAGACGTTCACGGCCGCGTCCGGGGCGGGCCGGGGGCAGGTCCGGCCGATCTGGGAGGGCATCCACAACCACTACGTGAAGCGCCGAGGGCTGGCCGCGCCGTACGTGACCGCCATCAACGCCCAGGTACGGCCCGAGGGCGGCGGCGGGGACTACGGCTTCGGGGGCGGCGGCTTCGACCATCTGGGCTTCGGCACACTGGCGTTCACCAGGGACGCGGCCCCGGCGGCAGCCCCGGCAGCGAGCGGGAGTACGGGTACGGGCGCGGTCTCCGGCGTCGACTCAGGATCAGGCGCAGGATCCGGCTCCGGCTCCGGCTCCGGTACGGGTACGGGCGCGGCCCCGACCCCGGCCGAGACCCCGACCCCGACCGAGTCATCCACCCCGTCATCCACCGCCTCGCCCCAAAGCGGCATCGGCGAAGACCTCGCCGCCACCGGCGCCAGCGGTATCGCGACGGCCCTCATCACCGCCGGGGCCGCCCTCACCGGCGGGTTCCTCCTGATCAGCAGGCGCCGCGCG